A portion of the Diceros bicornis minor isolate mBicDic1 chromosome 20, mDicBic1.mat.cur, whole genome shotgun sequence genome contains these proteins:
- the RPL37 gene encoding large ribosomal subunit protein eL37 isoform X2 encodes MTKGTSSFGKRRNKTHTLCRRCGSKAYHLQKSTCGKCGYPAKRKRKYNWSAKAKRRNTTGTGRMRHLKIVYRRFSKQWYEL; translated from the exons ATG ACGAAGGGAACGTCATCGTTTGGAAAGCGTCGCAACAAGACGCACACGTTGTGCCGCCGCTGTGGCTCTAAGGCCTACCACCTTCAGAAGTCGACCTGTGGCAAATGTGGCTACCCCgccaagaggaagagaaagt ATAACTGGAGTGCCAAGGCTAAAAGGCGAAATACCACCGGGACCGGTCGAATGAGGCACCTAAAAATTGTGTACCGCAGATTCAG taAACAGTGGTACGAGTTATGA